In Thermotomaculum hydrothermale, a single genomic region encodes these proteins:
- a CDS encoding efflux RND transporter periplasmic adaptor subunit codes for MKNKIFVFIFALTLFFMPSCSKKEGEKVNEMKAIPVSVFKVSEKTFLLSEERDGEILPSNRVYLVPTVQGTVIEMKKDIGDSVKKGEIVAIIDHRVIDNQLKGLKNQINTVKAKRILLEKDVKRFKRLYEKDAISKHKLEEIEAEYKATLSTEKALTDQYNSLKERLKDYFVKSPINGTITDKLYDVGNVAAGKPIYVIDDLKKVKIVTNVSEELFNKIDKSSYVEATIPAINLKEKVPISKKSAAVDFVSRSGKVESIIENKDGTIKPGMYVKVKVVIGKYNAPAVDRDSLMRLPATGVYYVFKVNKDNTVQQVNLKLGRINGNYQEVLEGLNIGDMVVVKGQGILKTGFKVDVKEIEKL; via the coding sequence ATGAAGAATAAAATTTTTGTATTCATTTTTGCTTTAACACTCTTTTTTATGCCTTCTTGTTCAAAAAAAGAAGGGGAAAAGGTAAACGAGATGAAAGCAATTCCTGTATCTGTTTTTAAGGTTAGCGAAAAAACCTTTTTACTGTCAGAGGAGAGAGACGGGGAGATACTTCCATCAAACAGGGTTTACCTTGTGCCAACAGTCCAGGGCACAGTAATTGAAATGAAAAAAGATATTGGTGATTCTGTTAAAAAGGGAGAGATTGTTGCCATAATAGACCACAGGGTTATTGACAATCAGTTAAAGGGGTTAAAAAATCAGATTAACACTGTAAAAGCAAAGAGAATTCTCCTTGAAAAAGATGTTAAAAGGTTTAAGAGGCTTTATGAAAAAGATGCAATTTCAAAGCATAAGTTGGAAGAAATAGAGGCTGAATACAAAGCAACATTAAGCACAGAGAAGGCTTTAACCGACCAGTACAACTCGTTAAAGGAAAGGTTAAAAGACTATTTTGTTAAATCCCCTATAAACGGAACAATAACCGACAAATTGTACGATGTGGGAAATGTTGCCGCAGGAAAACCGATTTATGTTATTGACGACTTAAAAAAGGTTAAAATTGTAACAAACGTATCAGAAGAGTTGTTTAACAAAATTGATAAATCAAGCTATGTTGAAGCAACCATCCCTGCTATAAACTTAAAAGAAAAAGTACCAATCAGTAAGAAATCTGCCGCTGTTGACTTTGTTTCAAGAAGCGGGAAGGTTGAATCTATCATAGAAAACAAAGACGGAACAATCAAACCCGGCATGTATGTCAAAGTAAAGGTTGTAATAGGAAAGTACAATGCGCCAGCCGTTGACAGGGATTCGCTTATGAGGCTTCCAGCAACAGGGGTTTACTATGTATTCAAGGTTAATAAGGACAACACAGTTCAACAGGTTAACCTTAAACTTGGAAGAATCAACGGTAATTATCAAGAGGTGCTTGAAGGCTTAAACATAGGGGATATGGTTGTTGTAAAAGGACAGGGAATTTTAAAAACAGGTTTCAAGGTTGATGTAAAGGAGATTGAAAAGCTATGA
- the cmoB gene encoding tRNA 5-methoxyuridine(34)/uridine 5-oxyacetic acid(34) synthase CmoB has protein sequence MSDLKAFTESLYLREKRRLLNKLSSLDCEKLSEIEKLIDSRFLFLLRESSERFLKPLFQIQGIKAGFKDFSGDTVVIGKKEEIDEVEREKIFNSLKSLMPWRKGPFSVFGIEIDAEWRSFRKWNRFKDYFPDFEGKVICDIGCNNGYYMFKTANYNPDFVLGIDPTVQYYCQFHTLNSFAKVENTNFQLLGVEHIHLFEEMFDIVFLMGIIYHHPNPVDILKKVKHSLKEDGYLIVESQGIEGDLSVALFPEKRYAKVPGTYFVPTPSCLVNFLKRAGFKDVNLITYHKMSSEEQRKTEWMVYQSYEDFINEDNTLTVEGYPAPIRIYAIARK, from the coding sequence GTGTCAGATTTGAAAGCGTTTACGGAAAGCTTGTATTTACGGGAGAAGAGACGCCTACTAAATAAATTATCCTCTTTAGACTGTGAAAAACTTTCAGAAATTGAAAAACTAATAGATTCAAGATTTTTATTTCTGTTAAGGGAAAGCAGTGAGAGGTTTTTGAAACCTCTCTTTCAGATTCAGGGGATTAAGGCAGGTTTTAAGGATTTTTCAGGTGATACTGTTGTTATAGGAAAGAAAGAAGAGATTGATGAAGTTGAAAGAGAAAAAATCTTTAATTCTTTAAAGTCTTTAATGCCCTGGAGAAAAGGCCCTTTTTCAGTTTTTGGGATTGAAATTGACGCAGAGTGGAGAAGCTTTAGAAAGTGGAATAGGTTTAAAGATTATTTCCCTGATTTTGAGGGAAAGGTCATTTGTGATATTGGCTGCAACAACGGTTACTATATGTTTAAAACGGCAAATTATAACCCGGATTTTGTGTTAGGTATAGACCCGACAGTTCAATACTATTGCCAATTTCACACTCTTAATTCATTTGCTAAAGTTGAAAATACAAATTTTCAACTTTTGGGGGTTGAGCATATTCATCTTTTTGAAGAGATGTTTGATATTGTGTTTTTAATGGGGATAATCTATCATCACCCAAACCCTGTGGATATTTTGAAAAAAGTAAAACATTCTTTAAAGGAAGATGGATACCTTATTGTTGAATCCCAGGGGATAGAAGGGGATTTGTCTGTTGCACTGTTTCCTGAAAAGAGGTATGCAAAAGTACCGGGGACATACTTTGTGCCAACTCCATCCTGTCTTGTCAATTTCTTAAAGAGAGCAGGGTTTAAGGATGTAAATTTAATTACCTATCATAAAATGTCTTCTGAAGAGCAGAGAAAGACAGAATGGATGGTTTATCAATCTTATGAAGATTTTATTAATGAAGACAACACTTTGACTGTTGAAGGGTATCCTGCCCCAATAAGGATTTACGCTATTGCAAGGAAGTAG
- the lepB gene encoding signal peptidase I, with amino-acid sequence MQDLIVDFLRRTKNFVLRYKIIIAFSYAGILTVFLLFSLFYRPVVVSGSSMLPTLTNNETVFIKRNVGINDIHRGDIIVFYSPLDHNKLLIKRVIALPDDTVAIVNGDVYVNGKLLQENYLNGVKSHETIPLLRVPPKSFFVLGDNRVISSDSREFGCVRFESVYGKLVFTGEETPTK; translated from the coding sequence TTGCAAGATTTGATAGTTGATTTTTTAAGAAGAACAAAAAATTTTGTTCTCCGTTATAAGATTATTATTGCATTTAGCTATGCCGGGATTTTAACTGTTTTTCTACTTTTCTCTCTCTTTTACAGGCCTGTGGTTGTTTCTGGTTCAAGCATGCTTCCTACTTTAACCAATAATGAAACTGTTTTTATTAAAAGAAATGTTGGGATTAATGATATACACAGAGGGGATATAATTGTTTTTTATTCCCCATTAGACCACAATAAACTTTTGATAAAAAGGGTAATAGCACTTCCAGATGATACTGTTGCAATAGTCAACGGTGATGTTTATGTTAATGGTAAGTTGTTGCAGGAGAATTACTTAAACGGTGTTAAAAGCCATGAGACAATTCCTCTTTTAAGGGTTCCTCCAAAAAGTTTCTTTGTTTTAGGGGACAACAGGGTGATAAGTTCAGATTCGAGGGAGTTTGGTTGTGTCAGATTTGAAAGCGTTTACGGAAAGCTTGTATTTACGGGAGAAGAGACGCCTACTAAATAA
- a CDS encoding Trm112 family protein, which translates to MKFNEKLLEIIVCPECKVELKLVKDGKGLKCEQCKRVYPIDENGIPHLLLEEAVVEE; encoded by the coding sequence ATGAAGTTTAACGAAAAATTACTTGAGATTATAGTTTGCCCTGAGTGCAAGGTTGAATTAAAGCTTGTTAAAGATGGAAAGGGATTGAAGTGTGAACAGTGCAAGAGGGTTTACCCTATTGATGAAAACGGCATTCCCCATCTTTTGTTAGAGGAAGCTGTTGTTGAAGAATAG
- a CDS encoding efflux RND transporter permease subunit, translated as MRLPEFAVKKPVTVAMLFLGVFILGAVSVFFLSIDLLPKIDPPAISVITTYPGASATDVENDVTKILEDKLSSVNNLDKLLSTSKDNISIVTCKFDWGTNLDVAANDVRDKIDLAMKELPKDIDRPMIFKFNSAMAPVLILSVNAKESYPQLARLAKDVIADNLKKVPGVGTVVIEGERDRQINVFFDPEKLATYHLTTLQVIEAIKKQNIDLPLGSIKTGISEYMLRIPARFKSARELAEMPVLVFNGKVVFLKDIAKVEDGLEEEIGYGLSLGKPSLVMYVQKQSGANTVDVVDRAEKKLDEIRKILPSDVQITEIINTRDSIVKMIDNLKQSLFLGGLIVILITYLFLRSFRTSMIVSLTIPFSLIIGFIGMYLLGYTINVISLMSLTIAIGMVVDNAIVVTENITKKLEKGEQFRKKAAISGASEMGLAITASTLTTVVVFLPMIFAKGITKIIFGQLAVLVTITLLGSLFTALTLAPMLAAKWMSAKGKFAHSKLFTKTEEIYQSIERGYKKLLALAIDNPKKTVALMFGIFFLLLFLVPLIGTEFLPEADNGELNIEIRLNERVRLDEGKRMVKKVAELYDKLVPEKKTYYAFVGRTKKGVGNVLGYEEGNYIIQSGAKLVDKEKRKRSAKEVANVLRKELEKIPGIEKLSVSAMSAYQKIFFSGGGKPISLEIYGDDLPKLREIGNRVKKEFERIPGVVDVTVSLEKPRQEIWVKIDRVKLAKAGLTPADIAYIFRTSFYGNAASKFREGSKDFDIFVRLQDKYRTGMEDLERIKIPLKNGKTVSLSDLVSFEQNLGPVKIERIDRERVVKVEASTYGITLGEATRKIKEALKKTPFPPGYHYKFGGDVEEQRKAFRTLTLLLILGILLVYMVMASQFESLRQPFYIMFSIPFTFTGVIAAFILTNTPLSLISFIGVVMLMGIVVNNAIVLVDYINLLRARGYELAEAIKEAGQSRLRPVLMTTLTTISGTIPMALSRGEGSEMWNELGITLIGGLSVSTLITLIIVPTVYYIFEKRKEVANG; from the coding sequence ATGAGACTGCCAGAATTTGCCGTAAAAAAACCTGTAACAGTTGCAATGCTGTTTTTAGGGGTATTTATTTTAGGTGCGGTGTCAGTATTTTTCTTAAGCATTGACCTTTTACCCAAGATAGACCCCCCTGCTATATCAGTAATTACAACATATCCCGGTGCAAGTGCAACTGATGTTGAAAACGATGTTACAAAAATTCTTGAAGATAAATTAAGCTCGGTAAATAATCTTGACAAATTACTTTCTACATCAAAAGACAATATTTCTATTGTAACCTGTAAATTTGACTGGGGAACAAATCTTGACGTTGCGGCAAACGATGTAAGGGATAAGATTGACCTTGCTATGAAGGAATTGCCAAAAGACATTGACAGGCCTATGATATTTAAATTCAACTCAGCAATGGCACCTGTTTTAATCTTATCTGTTAACGCAAAAGAGAGTTACCCTCAGCTTGCAAGGCTTGCAAAAGATGTTATCGCCGACAATTTAAAGAAAGTCCCCGGTGTTGGTACTGTTGTAATTGAAGGTGAAAGGGACAGGCAAATAAATGTATTTTTTGATCCTGAAAAACTTGCAACCTATCACCTTACAACATTACAGGTAATTGAGGCAATAAAAAAGCAAAACATTGATTTGCCTTTAGGCTCAATAAAAACAGGGATAAGCGAATATATGCTAAGAATACCTGCAAGGTTTAAATCAGCAAGGGAATTAGCTGAAATGCCTGTTTTAGTCTTTAATGGCAAAGTTGTGTTTTTGAAAGACATTGCAAAGGTTGAAGACGGTTTGGAAGAGGAAATTGGCTATGGCCTTTCATTAGGTAAACCATCACTTGTTATGTATGTTCAAAAACAATCTGGGGCAAACACTGTTGATGTTGTTGACAGGGCTGAAAAAAAGTTAGATGAAATAAGAAAAATTCTTCCAAGCGATGTTCAGATTACAGAGATAATCAACACAAGGGATTCAATTGTGAAGATGATAGACAACCTTAAACAGAGTTTGTTTTTAGGCGGATTAATCGTTATTTTAATAACCTATCTGTTTTTGAGAAGTTTCAGGACATCAATGATTGTATCGCTAACAATCCCATTCTCACTCATAATAGGATTTATAGGGATGTATCTTTTAGGCTATACAATTAATGTTATTTCCCTTATGTCCCTGACTATTGCAATTGGAATGGTGGTGGACAATGCCATTGTTGTAACTGAAAATATAACAAAAAAACTTGAAAAGGGAGAGCAATTCAGGAAAAAGGCGGCAATTTCAGGTGCATCTGAAATGGGGCTTGCAATTACAGCATCAACCTTAACCACAGTTGTTGTTTTTCTCCCAATGATATTTGCAAAGGGAATTACAAAGATTATTTTCGGGCAATTGGCTGTTCTTGTAACCATCACCCTTTTAGGCTCACTTTTTACCGCTCTAACACTTGCTCCAATGCTTGCCGCAAAGTGGATGAGTGCAAAGGGGAAATTCGCCCACTCAAAGCTTTTCACCAAAACAGAAGAAATATATCAATCAATTGAAAGGGGATATAAAAAACTCCTTGCACTAGCCATAGACAACCCAAAGAAAACAGTTGCTTTAATGTTTGGAATATTTTTCCTTCTCCTTTTCCTTGTTCCGTTAATAGGAACAGAGTTTCTTCCTGAGGCAGACAACGGCGAGTTAAACATTGAAATAAGGCTAAATGAAAGGGTAAGGCTTGACGAAGGCAAGAGAATGGTAAAAAAGGTTGCAGAGTTATACGACAAACTTGTGCCAGAGAAAAAGACATACTATGCATTTGTTGGAAGAACAAAAAAGGGTGTGGGAAATGTTTTAGGTTACGAAGAGGGGAATTACATAATCCAATCAGGTGCAAAATTGGTTGATAAGGAAAAGAGAAAAAGAAGCGCAAAAGAGGTTGCAAATGTGTTGAGAAAAGAATTGGAAAAGATACCTGGAATTGAAAAACTTTCAGTTTCAGCAATGAGTGCATATCAGAAAATATTTTTCTCAGGTGGAGGAAAACCAATATCTCTTGAAATTTACGGAGACGACTTGCCTAAATTAAGGGAGATTGGCAACAGGGTAAAAAAAGAGTTTGAAAGAATACCTGGAGTTGTTGATGTAACAGTTTCCCTTGAGAAACCGAGGCAGGAGATATGGGTGAAAATAGACAGGGTAAAACTTGCAAAAGCAGGGCTTACACCTGCAGATATAGCATACATATTCAGAACTTCCTTTTACGGCAATGCTGCTTCAAAGTTTAGAGAAGGGTCAAAAGACTTTGATATATTTGTAAGGCTTCAGGATAAATACAGGACAGGTATGGAAGATTTAGAGAGGATAAAAATACCTTTAAAAAACGGGAAAACTGTATCTCTTTCAGACCTTGTTTCTTTTGAGCAGAATTTAGGGCCTGTAAAAATTGAAAGGATTGACAGGGAAAGAGTTGTAAAGGTTGAAGCATCAACATATGGAATAACCTTGGGAGAGGCAACGAGAAAGATTAAGGAAGCATTGAAAAAAACACCGTTCCCACCTGGATACCATTACAAATTTGGCGGCGATGTTGAAGAACAGAGGAAGGCATTTAGGACATTAACTCTGCTCTTAATACTTGGAATTTTACTTGTCTATATGGTAATGGCATCACAGTTCGAATCACTTAGACAGCCGTTTTACATTATGTTTTCCATACCTTTTACCTTTACAGGAGTAATTGCTGCGTTTATATTAACCAATACCCCGCTATCTTTAATATCTTTCATCGGAGTGGTAATGCTAATGGGAATTGTTGTTAACAACGCTATTGTTCTTGTGGATTACATAAACCTTCTAAGGGCAAGGGGATATGAACTTGCAGAAGCAATTAAAGAGGCCGGGCAGTCAAGGTTAAGGCCTGTTTTAATGACAACCCTAACAACAATTAGCGGAACAATACCAATGGCTTTAAGCAGGGGAGAGGGAAGTGAAATGTGGAATGAATTGGGAATTACCTTAATCGGTGGTTTGTCAGTTTCAACTCTTATTACCCTTATAATAGTGCCAACTGTATACTATATCTTTGAAAAAAGAAAAGAGGTGGCAAATGGATAA
- a CDS encoding TetR/AcrR family transcriptional regulator, with translation MAIDFESIKKEAIIKKTKEFISNYGLNEFSMEKLAKFCGLAKGTFYNYFKSKDELITSVIENSVEEAWGNLIEKIEKCKSWTEKLQTIVSLSLSFFNENKDILILYANEIKMLDCVAPNSETMHGKFLTYHIKRITSLIGNILEESGVKKEREKIAFLIHEAIVNFAKYFIFFNREMDIKKDSEILYTFILKGMEGIK, from the coding sequence ATGGCAATTGACTTTGAAAGCATTAAAAAAGAAGCAATAATTAAAAAAACAAAAGAGTTTATAAGCAATTATGGATTAAATGAGTTTTCAATGGAGAAATTGGCAAAATTCTGCGGCCTTGCAAAAGGCACCTTTTACAACTATTTCAAAAGCAAAGATGAGTTAATTACCTCAGTAATTGAAAATTCAGTTGAAGAAGCCTGGGGAAATCTAATTGAAAAAATAGAAAAATGTAAATCCTGGACAGAAAAATTGCAAACAATTGTCTCCCTTTCCCTTTCATTCTTCAACGAAAACAAAGACATTCTCATTTTATATGCAAATGAAATCAAGATGCTTGACTGCGTTGCCCCAAACAGCGAAACAATGCACGGAAAATTTTTAACCTATCACATTAAAAGGATTACCTCACTAATAGGGAATATACTTGAAGAATCCGGAGTTAAAAAAGAAAGGGAAAAGATAGCCTTTTTGATACACGAGGCAATAGTGAACTTTGCAAAATACTTTATTTTCTTCAACAGGGAGATGGATATAAAAAAAGATTCAGAAATCTTATACACCTTTATCTTAAAGGGAATGGAGGGGATTAAATGA
- a CDS encoding 6-carboxytetrahydropterin synthase translates to MKNRFFISAVRNINLVYKIKDRLYGNRFELKLVIESDKLNKNGFVLDFLEVEKILNSLEEQLKGRTANEVIEKNDFDFRDFLQFIKDFVAKYLKDSHIVISEVSLTNSEEGYIARFDS, encoded by the coding sequence TTGAAGAATAGGTTTTTTATTTCAGCCGTTAGAAATATAAATCTTGTTTATAAAATAAAAGATAGACTGTACGGCAACAGGTTTGAATTAAAGCTTGTAATTGAGTCTGATAAGTTGAACAAAAACGGCTTTGTTCTTGATTTTCTTGAGGTTGAGAAAATACTCAACTCTCTTGAAGAGCAACTTAAAGGTAGAACCGCAAATGAAGTTATTGAAAAAAATGACTTTGATTTCAGGGATTTTCTTCAATTTATCAAAGATTTTGTTGCCAAATACTTAAAAGATAGCCATATTGTAATAAGCGAGGTTTCTTTAACAAACAGCGAGGAAGGTTATATTGCAAGATTTGATAGTTGA
- a CDS encoding TolC family protein encodes MRKITVLVLLLFSFLLEAADFNTLLENAFKNNKEIQSAMKEVKSSEYQVKSVRSLYFPDIEAGYFKVIYDKEPLVVLPAGSFAPIDVYFPLTDDNFTNFNITLNWLLYDFGGRSSAYKSAKKGFEAAILNVNLTKRQVAINLLDRYTDALTLKSYIDVINHSIDAINSHLKDIKEFREEGFVPKSDVLRIEALKLNLEAQKAELKGKLKVVLGDIERISFTKVNEDDISPLKDIKLWKEPVKLALENREELKLLKTQSDVYKLKAKIEKSLNLPQLVAKVEYNDTTNALNPVKSNTTYYVGVKFKIFDGMKSHYNKKRYLKLSEKTTDLYDDTKEKIKIQIENELETLNALKKQYKFSKKAFEAAKENYRVVKLQFKEHIVSSVDLKDAITDLKQNEANYLITGEKLKAQKIKILWLCKKLGEETHEE; translated from the coding sequence ATGAGAAAAATAACGGTACTGGTATTACTTTTGTTTTCATTTTTATTAGAGGCGGCAGATTTCAACACCCTTCTTGAAAACGCATTTAAAAACAACAAAGAAATTCAATCTGCAATGAAAGAGGTTAAATCCTCTGAATACCAGGTCAAGTCAGTAAGGTCTTTATACTTTCCTGATATTGAAGCAGGATACTTTAAGGTTATTTACGACAAAGAGCCTTTAGTTGTTTTACCGGCTGGGAGTTTTGCTCCAATTGATGTTTACTTCCCCTTAACAGATGATAATTTCACAAACTTTAACATTACATTAAACTGGTTGTTATACGATTTTGGTGGAAGAAGTTCAGCCTACAAATCTGCTAAAAAGGGATTTGAGGCTGCAATTTTAAACGTAAACCTTACGAAAAGGCAGGTGGCTATTAACCTCCTTGACAGGTACACAGATGCATTAACATTAAAAAGTTACATTGATGTAATTAACCATTCAATAGACGCAATAAACTCACACTTAAAGGATATTAAAGAATTCAGGGAGGAAGGGTTTGTTCCCAAAAGCGATGTTTTAAGGATTGAGGCTTTAAAACTAAACCTTGAGGCTCAAAAGGCAGAATTAAAGGGGAAATTAAAGGTTGTTTTAGGAGATATTGAAAGAATTTCTTTCACAAAGGTAAATGAAGATGATATATCCCCTCTAAAAGACATTAAATTATGGAAAGAACCTGTTAAGCTTGCATTAGAAAACAGGGAAGAATTAAAGCTATTAAAAACACAATCAGATGTTTACAAGCTAAAGGCAAAGATTGAAAAATCCCTAAACCTTCCACAACTTGTGGCAAAGGTTGAATACAACGACACCACAAATGCTTTGAATCCTGTTAAATCAAATACAACTTACTATGTAGGCGTTAAATTCAAAATCTTTGATGGAATGAAAAGCCATTACAACAAAAAAAGGTATTTGAAATTATCCGAAAAAACAACAGACCTTTATGATGACACAAAAGAAAAGATAAAGATTCAGATTGAAAATGAACTTGAAACACTTAACGCATTAAAAAAACAGTATAAATTTTCAAAAAAAGCATTTGAGGCTGCAAAAGAGAATTACAGGGTTGTTAAACTTCAGTTTAAAGAGCACATTGTATCTTCCGTTGACTTAAAGGATGCAATTACAGATTTAAAACAAAATGAGGCAAATTACCTGATTACCGGTGAAAAATTAAAAGCTCAAAAAATCAAAATACTCTGGCTTTGCAAAAAATTAGGGGAGGAAACCCATGAAGAATAA
- a CDS encoding LTA synthase family protein yields the protein MDNLKQSLQKTKNYILLSVFLFTVFLISYGEFYLYTIWKCPSCISDKAIPILSLQTISLMKFFLIENSLIASFLIVSSLVEKRKLKILLKTIRFILLLIIPVQFVAMYFTGEYIKLQPILQIRYIGFVINLKSLLIFFSTLLIIFLTGYLIDFLAKRYCKNNYMKIIGSLFALNIILIYFTMNNTASIKFKKYYSVNFYPPVREFIKLGYLAFQTKDIYLVKDLTKKEKKLAEDYGFFIHYGKTYPLIKNFVYSSPFPYPKTRDVKRPNIIIFFVESLSAGTLNPYNPTYKDLTPNINNFAKNSMVVKDYYNHTYPTIPGLQGQMASFYPPFNWYDWDITSDDIKLNKLLSIANVLDEKGYYTVYLTHSSGFDTFLKPHILALGFDKTYFEEDSIYDKYRPKNGFPEYCGADDQTVFKVVKNLSNKLAQNQPFLLAVSTIETHSGYNPKKNAKKYPLNPQNRILTQFHNLDYSFGIFWDWFKKSKLKDNTIVILTADHAHNPTIPFNATFGDYVSHSTFDRVCFIIYDPIHKLPEKFDAKTTSIDLAPSLIHLLGFENFKNPWLGLSFFGDRQIFNKSLGLHNTFSLMKLENGEMTVFDETETLEKKQLLDIIHFTQGIYIQNRLWNNNIKINLENDKSKILKLKLEKATSLQ from the coding sequence TTGGATAATTTAAAACAATCTCTTCAAAAAACCAAAAATTACATACTTTTATCAGTATTCCTGTTTACTGTTTTTCTTATATCCTATGGAGAATTTTACCTGTACACAATATGGAAGTGCCCATCCTGTATATCAGACAAAGCAATACCAATTCTATCATTGCAGACTATCTCTTTAATGAAATTCTTTTTAATTGAAAACTCACTGATAGCATCCTTTTTAATAGTTAGCTCACTTGTTGAAAAGAGAAAACTTAAAATTCTTTTAAAAACAATACGTTTTATCCTTCTTTTAATAATTCCGGTACAATTTGTTGCAATGTACTTCACAGGGGAATACATAAAACTCCAGCCTATTTTACAGATAAGGTATATAGGGTTTGTTATAAATCTAAAATCTCTTTTAATCTTTTTTTCAACACTTCTTATTATTTTTCTAACAGGCTATCTTATTGATTTTCTTGCAAAAAGATACTGCAAAAATAATTATATGAAGATAATAGGTTCTCTTTTTGCTTTAAATATAATCCTTATTTACTTTACAATGAACAATACAGCATCTATTAAGTTTAAAAAATATTACTCGGTAAACTTTTACCCACCGGTAAGGGAATTCATAAAGTTAGGTTACCTTGCATTTCAAACAAAGGATATTTACCTGGTTAAGGATTTAACAAAGAAAGAGAAAAAACTTGCTGAAGATTACGGTTTCTTTATCCATTACGGAAAAACCTATCCATTAATTAAAAACTTTGTTTACTCCTCTCCCTTTCCATATCCTAAAACAAGAGATGTTAAAAGGCCTAACATAATAATATTCTTTGTTGAAAGCTTATCAGCAGGAACACTTAACCCTTACAATCCAACTTACAAAGATTTAACCCCAAACATTAACAACTTTGCAAAAAACTCAATGGTTGTAAAAGATTACTATAACCACACCTACCCCACAATTCCAGGATTGCAGGGACAAATGGCTTCCTTTTATCCACCTTTTAACTGGTACGATTGGGATATAACATCAGATGACATTAAGCTAAACAAACTTTTAAGTATTGCAAATGTTCTTGATGAAAAAGGATACTATACAGTTTATCTAACACATAGCTCTGGTTTTGACACCTTTTTGAAGCCTCACATACTTGCCTTAGGCTTTGACAAAACTTACTTTGAAGAGGATTCAATTTACGATAAGTACCGCCCCAAAAACGGATTTCCAGAATACTGCGGTGCTGATGACCAGACTGTATTTAAGGTTGTAAAAAACTTATCAAACAAATTAGCACAAAATCAACCTTTTCTTTTAGCAGTCTCAACAATTGAAACCCATTCAGGATATAATCCAAAGAAAAATGCAAAAAAATACCCTTTAAACCCACAAAACCGGATATTAACACAATTCCATAACCTTGATTACTCCTTCGGGATTTTCTGGGACTGGTTTAAAAAAAGCAAGCTTAAAGACAACACAATTGTAATTTTAACTGCAGACCACGCTCACAACCCAACTATTCCATTCAACGCAACATTTGGAGACTATGTCTCCCATTCAACCTTTGACAGAGTTTGTTTCATAATCTATGACCCCATTCATAAATTACCTGAAAAATTTGACGCAAAAACAACCTCAATTGACCTTGCCCCTTCCCTTATTCACCTTTTAGGATTTGAGAACTTCAAAAACCCCTGGCTTGGGCTTTCTTTTTTTGGTGACAGGCAGATTTTCAACAAATCATTGGGGCTTCACAATACATTTTCTTTAATGAAACTTGAAAACGGAGAGATGACTGTTTTTGACGAAACTGAAACTTTAGAAAAGAAACAATTACTTGACATTATCCACTTTACTCAGGGGATTTACATTCAAAACAGGCTGTGGAACAACAACATAAAAATCAATCTTGAAAATGACAAAAGTAAAATTTTAAAACTAAAATTAGAGAAAGCTACTTCCTTGCAATAG